A portion of the Halopelagius inordinatus genome contains these proteins:
- a CDS encoding DUF7504 family protein, whose protein sequence is MKLSERAPDVPPTATSVLVLQSSEPSSSNRAAKRLLVPREGGVRVAGVSFARSPDDWGADWRDALGRSPEAAAVVTDAESDRRDAGPSVYTVSSPGDLTGIGMKLSACLSEWEGTDADVVVVVESLTHLLQYAQLETLYRFLHVLVGRIDAVGARGLFFFDPTTRDEMTVNTLKTLFDAVVERRGDDGWAVASR, encoded by the coding sequence GACGTTCCGCCCACCGCGACGAGTGTTCTCGTCTTGCAGTCTTCGGAGCCGTCGTCTTCGAACCGGGCCGCAAAGCGCCTCCTCGTTCCTCGGGAAGGCGGCGTCCGCGTCGCGGGCGTGTCGTTCGCTCGGTCGCCGGACGACTGGGGCGCAGACTGGCGGGACGCTCTCGGCCGGTCGCCGGAGGCGGCGGCCGTCGTCACCGACGCGGAGTCGGACAGGCGCGACGCCGGTCCGTCCGTCTACACGGTCTCGTCGCCCGGTGACCTCACCGGCATCGGGATGAAACTCTCCGCGTGTCTCTCCGAGTGGGAGGGGACGGACGCGGACGTGGTGGTCGTCGTCGAATCGCTCACCCATCTGTTGCAGTACGCGCAGTTAGAGACGCTGTATCGGTTCTTACACGTTCTCGTCGGCCGCATCGACGCCGTCGGTGCCCGCGGTCTGTTCTTCTTCGACCCGACGACGCGCGACGAGATGACCGTGAACACGCTGAAGACCCTGTTCGACGCCGTCGTCGAACGCCGCGGCGACGACGGGTGGGCCGTCGCCAGTCGGTAG
- a CDS encoding alpha/beta fold hydrolase: MPTASNGSVDLYYEADGEGETVAFVGDAGYGAWQWGWQHAAVAGPYESLVSDLRGTGRSDAPPGPYTVGTLVDDLVAVLADYGVRKAHVVGAGLGGMVALEAARTTSRVRSLAVFGTAAYGGGIDLSPLFGAPTDAEELGESLSAAFSDRFVEAHPDVVEQIVEWRSEEDADREAWEAQAAAVERFAADDLYEISDPAVVVHGTDDAVWPVERAEELAEGLPRGEFVPVEGAGHLAHVEASRVVNDELLRFLDEP, from the coding sequence ATGCCTACCGCATCGAACGGAAGCGTCGACCTGTACTACGAGGCCGACGGCGAGGGAGAGACGGTGGCGTTCGTCGGCGACGCTGGCTACGGGGCGTGGCAGTGGGGGTGGCAACACGCCGCCGTCGCCGGTCCCTACGAGAGTCTCGTCTCGGACCTGCGCGGGACCGGCCGGTCCGACGCGCCGCCCGGCCCCTACACCGTCGGAACGCTCGTCGACGACCTCGTGGCGGTCCTCGCGGACTACGGCGTCAGGAAGGCGCACGTCGTCGGCGCGGGACTCGGCGGGATGGTCGCCCTCGAGGCGGCGCGAACCACGTCGCGCGTCCGGAGTCTCGCGGTGTTCGGAACCGCCGCGTACGGCGGCGGAATCGACCTCTCGCCGTTGTTCGGTGCGCCGACTGACGCGGAGGAACTCGGGGAGTCGCTCTCTGCGGCGTTCTCCGACCGGTTCGTCGAGGCGCACCCCGACGTCGTCGAACAGATAGTCGAGTGGCGCAGCGAAGAGGACGCAGACCGGGAGGCGTGGGAGGCGCAAGCCGCCGCAGTCGAGCGATTCGCGGCCGACGACCTCTACGAGATATCCGACCCCGCGGTGGTCGTCCACGGCACCGACGACGCCGTCTGGCCGGTCGAACGCGCAGAGGAACTCGCGGAGGGACTCCCTCGCGGGGAGTTCGTCCCCGTCGAGGGGGCGGGCCACCTCGCGCACGTCGAGGCGTCGAGGGTCGTCAACGACGAACTCCTGCGGTTTCTCGACGAACCGTAG
- a CDS encoding type 1 glutamine amidotransferase yields MGQGGSRLRFAVLDASHRDPNTRRNFRRELDADLAEFDAAGGELPTHYSFDGVVVTGSRSSVYWDEPWIESLVSYVSDAHAAGLPILGVCYGHQVLATALGGRVEGMGEYELGYREVRHSGDDLFEGVDESFTVFTTHSDTVVELPPGAELVAENDYGVHAFRNGHAWGVQFHPEYDRTTAESVTRGKDLPEERIESVVAGIDAENYEAACEAKRLFDNFVSYAARVRDEADGADESEATV; encoded by the coding sequence ATGGGGCAGGGAGGTTCTCGTCTTCGATTCGCCGTTCTGGACGCATCGCACAGAGACCCGAACACGCGGCGTAACTTCCGCCGCGAACTCGACGCCGACCTCGCGGAGTTCGACGCGGCGGGCGGCGAACTGCCGACGCACTATTCGTTCGACGGCGTCGTCGTCACCGGGTCTCGGTCCTCGGTCTACTGGGACGAACCGTGGATCGAATCGCTCGTCTCGTACGTTTCGGACGCGCACGCCGCGGGTCTCCCGATTCTCGGCGTCTGTTACGGCCACCAGGTTCTGGCGACGGCCCTCGGCGGCCGCGTCGAGGGGATGGGCGAGTACGAACTCGGCTACAGAGAGGTGCGTCACTCCGGCGACGACCTGTTCGAGGGCGTCGACGAGTCGTTCACCGTCTTCACGACGCACTCGGACACCGTCGTCGAACTCCCGCCGGGCGCGGAACTCGTCGCGGAGAACGACTACGGCGTCCACGCGTTCCGGAACGGTCACGCGTGGGGCGTCCAGTTCCACCCCGAGTACGACCGGACGACCGCAGAGTCGGTCACCCGGGGGAAGGACCTCCCCGAGGAACGCATCGAGTCCGTCGTCGCGGGCATCGACGCCGAGAACTACGAGGCGGCCTGCGAGGCAAAGCGCCTCTTCGACAACTTCGTCTCGTACGCCGCACGCGTCCGCGACGAGGCCGACGGTGCGGACGAATCCGAGGCGACGGTCTGA
- a CDS encoding DUF7853 family protein — protein MTAPAHDCPTTLDLSRQEAWVLHTALLDTVERELDEGNDAERALTLLVRLEEGKRFDREQLKYLTSVLRSYIDGGVPPRDRSPARDILQNVQTALA, from the coding sequence ATGACCGCTCCGGCACACGACTGCCCGACGACGCTGGATTTGAGCCGCCAAGAGGCGTGGGTTCTCCACACCGCCCTCCTCGATACCGTGGAACGGGAACTCGACGAGGGGAACGACGCCGAACGGGCGCTTACCCTCTTGGTCCGCCTCGAAGAGGGGAAACGTTTCGACCGCGAGCAACTGAAGTATCTGACCTCGGTGCTTCGGTCGTACATCGACGGAGGCGTCCCGCCGCGCGACCGCAGTCCGGCGAGAGACATCCTCCAGAACGTCCAGACCGCCCTCGCGTGA
- a CDS encoding cupin domain-containing protein, whose translation MPRVNESDIEWSEREHGAMRFRRKQLGVAANADRLGASLYELPPGASSWPYHYHTGNEEVVYVVSGTGVLRTPAGESSVEPGDFAVFHADESGAHRLRNDGDEPLRYLAVSTMRDPDVTVYPDSEKVGVFAGSPPGGREERTVSGYFRREDAVDYWDGETEQRNADDE comes from the coding sequence ATGCCACGCGTCAACGAATCAGACATCGAGTGGTCCGAGAGAGAACACGGAGCGATGCGGTTTCGGCGGAAGCAACTCGGCGTGGCCGCGAACGCCGACCGCCTCGGCGCGAGTCTGTACGAACTCCCGCCGGGCGCGTCGTCGTGGCCCTACCACTACCACACGGGCAACGAGGAGGTGGTGTACGTCGTCTCGGGGACGGGCGTCCTTCGGACGCCGGCGGGCGAATCGAGCGTCGAACCCGGCGACTTCGCCGTGTTCCACGCCGACGAGTCGGGCGCGCACCGCCTGCGGAACGACGGCGACGAACCCCTCCGCTATCTCGCCGTCTCGACGATGCGCGACCCGGACGTGACCGTCTATCCCGACTCGGAGAAGGTGGGCGTGTTCGCCGGGTCACCGCCCGGCGGGCGGGAGGAACGCACCGTCTCCGGCTACTTCCGTCGAGAGGACGCGGTCGACTACTGGGACGGCGAGACAGAACAACGAAACGCGGACGACGAGTGA
- a CDS encoding 4Fe-4S dicluster domain-containing protein — MGIDPNFDKNRETAGEENGVTVWGPVEPPETLGIHGTHVAVDYDICVADGACLENCPVDVFTWVDTPDHPESETKVEPTREDQCIDCMLCVDICPVDAIDVDPGRAGRT, encoded by the coding sequence ATGGGAATCGACCCCAACTTCGACAAGAATCGGGAGACGGCGGGCGAGGAAAACGGAGTAACCGTCTGGGGACCGGTCGAACCGCCCGAAACGCTCGGCATCCACGGGACGCACGTCGCCGTCGATTACGACATCTGCGTCGCCGACGGCGCGTGTCTGGAGAACTGCCCGGTGGACGTGTTCACGTGGGTGGACACGCCCGACCACCCGGAAAGCGAGACGAAGGTCGAACCGACGCGCGAGGACCAGTGTATCGACTGTATGCTCTGCGTCGATATCTGCCCCGTGGACGCAATCGACGTGGACCCCGGACGCGCCGGGCGAACCTGA
- a CDS encoding VOC family protein, translating to MRLIHTALDVSDVDATLDFYETLGLEFAHEFTLDGVRNVYVGGEDGLELQFKYDPESDESVDPSGVDHVAVEVDDVDAEFDRIVEETGCPVVHEPMTIEEANARAAFVEDPDGYAVELVGFLD from the coding sequence ATGCGACTCATCCACACCGCACTCGACGTGTCGGACGTAGACGCGACGCTCGATTTCTACGAGACGCTCGGACTCGAATTCGCCCACGAGTTCACCTTAGACGGCGTCCGCAACGTCTACGTCGGCGGCGAGGACGGACTGGAACTGCAGTTCAAGTACGACCCAGAGAGCGACGAGTCGGTGGACCCCTCGGGCGTGGACCACGTCGCCGTCGAAGTCGACGACGTGGACGCGGAGTTCGACCGCATCGTCGAGGAGACGGGCTGTCCGGTCGTCCACGAACCGATGACGATAGAGGAGGCCAACGCCCGCGCCGCGTTCGTCGAGGACCCCGACGGCTACGCCGTCGAACTGGTCGGATTTCTGGACTGA
- a CDS encoding ferritin-like domain-containing protein — protein sequence MADEVTDLLKKAYQDELETVMNYLSNSIVLDGVHAEEVKESLQEDIQEELGHAEMIGNRLKQLDAHPPGSAEFEANQMDLQPPEDSTDVVSVIEGVLSAEEDAIETYRNLVHLAEEADDPVTEDLAVTILADEEAHRTEFRGFNKEYPRD from the coding sequence ATGGCAGACGAAGTCACGGACTTACTGAAGAAGGCGTATCAGGACGAACTCGAGACCGTAATGAACTACCTGTCGAACTCTATCGTCCTCGACGGCGTCCACGCCGAAGAGGTCAAAGAGTCGCTTCAGGAAGACATCCAAGAGGAACTCGGCCACGCCGAGATGATCGGAAATCGCCTGAAGCAACTCGACGCCCACCCGCCGGGGTCCGCCGAGTTCGAGGCGAACCAGATGGACCTGCAACCGCCCGAAGACAGCACGGACGTCGTCTCCGTCATCGAGGGCGTTCTCAGCGCCGAAGAGGACGCAATCGAGACGTACCGCAATCTGGTGCATCTGGCGGAGGAAGCCGACGACCCCGTGACAGAGGACCTCGCGGTCACCATCCTCGCCGACGAGGAGGCCCACCGCACGGAGTTCCGCGGGTTCAACAAAGAGTACCCGCGAGACTGA
- a CDS encoding (Fe-S)-binding protein, whose translation MTLLQAEPTRETFWTIGPVGEALFYGLAAMAILVFCYGVYDRFARYARGGSDPFDRVSDLPGRVLRASRVVLSNEKQFDRDAFAGLMHAFILWGFLTLLIGTTILMVDMDIWTKLLGQESFFVGDFYLSYSFVMDALGFLFVVGVGMAIYRRYVVRQDRLWGKHTGFEDDIFVWTLFVLGVGGYVIEGLRIVGTEFPDFETVSFVGYFVALVFDAAGMTTGLAETLYWVGWWSHAIVALGFVAFLPYAKPFHMISSFANVVAADEKAGKRLPGVPEDAAPDEIGYTGIEDLSWKQLLDTDACTKCGRCSSVCPAKAAGRPLDPRDVILDLKSYRESLDAGETEPMDIVADGGRSVIDAETMESCVACMACMDSCPVDIEHLTHFTEMNRRLTETGQMQEPVQEAMMNVFQNGNAFGDPARKRPEWTEELDFEVPDAREESVEFLWYVGDYPSYDERNRRVARSLARLFELAGVSYGILYEDEQNDGNDVRRVGEEGLYEMLVEDNAAAFDACEFEKVVCTDPHSYNTFENEYPEMDPDFDYPIYHYTQVVESLVRDDRIELDGTELDYAVTYHDPCHLGRYNDEYEAPRELVRATGVQLAEMPRNREDSFCCGGGGGGLWMDHDETEKPSEERLREALEDTDAGSAVEKFVVACPMCGTMYEDGRKTGDFEDDIEIIDVAELLVEALESKRGAVAGTESDDGTTPAAAD comes from the coding sequence ATGACACTCTTGCAGGCGGAGCCGACCCGCGAGACGTTTTGGACTATCGGGCCGGTGGGCGAGGCGCTCTTCTACGGTCTCGCCGCGATGGCCATCTTGGTCTTCTGTTACGGCGTCTACGACCGGTTCGCGCGGTACGCCCGCGGCGGGAGCGACCCCTTCGACAGGGTCTCCGACCTTCCGGGGCGAGTCCTCCGGGCGTCGCGGGTGGTCCTCTCGAACGAGAAGCAGTTCGACCGGGACGCGTTCGCCGGATTGATGCACGCGTTCATCCTCTGGGGCTTTCTGACGCTTCTCATCGGGACGACCATCCTGATGGTCGACATGGACATCTGGACGAAACTGCTCGGACAGGAGTCGTTCTTCGTCGGCGACTTCTACCTCTCGTACTCGTTCGTGATGGACGCGCTCGGCTTCCTGTTCGTCGTCGGCGTCGGGATGGCCATCTACCGCCGCTACGTCGTCCGACAGGACCGCCTGTGGGGCAAACACACCGGTTTCGAAGACGACATCTTCGTCTGGACGCTCTTCGTCCTCGGCGTCGGCGGCTACGTCATAGAGGGCCTCCGCATCGTCGGCACGGAGTTTCCCGACTTCGAGACGGTGTCTTTCGTCGGCTACTTCGTCGCTCTCGTCTTCGACGCCGCGGGGATGACGACCGGACTCGCGGAGACACTCTACTGGGTCGGCTGGTGGTCGCACGCCATCGTCGCTCTCGGGTTCGTCGCCTTTCTCCCGTACGCGAAGCCGTTCCACATGATATCCTCGTTCGCGAACGTCGTCGCCGCAGACGAGAAGGCGGGCAAGCGACTGCCGGGCGTCCCCGAAGACGCCGCCCCGGACGAGATAGGCTACACGGGAATCGAGGACCTCTCGTGGAAGCAACTGCTCGACACCGACGCCTGCACCAAGTGCGGCCGGTGTTCGTCCGTCTGTCCCGCGAAGGCGGCGGGACGCCCCCTCGATCCCCGCGACGTGATTCTCGACTTGAAGTCCTACCGCGAGAGTCTCGACGCCGGGGAGACGGAACCGATGGACATCGTCGCCGACGGCGGCCGGTCGGTCATCGACGCCGAGACGATGGAGTCGTGCGTCGCCTGCATGGCCTGCATGGACTCCTGTCCGGTCGATATCGAACACCTCACCCACTTCACTGAGATGAACCGCCGCCTCACCGAGACGGGTCAGATGCAGGAACCCGTCCAAGAGGCGATGATGAACGTCTTCCAGAACGGCAACGCGTTCGGCGACCCGGCCCGCAAGCGACCCGAGTGGACGGAAGAACTCGACTTCGAGGTGCCCGACGCCCGCGAGGAGTCGGTGGAGTTCCTCTGGTACGTCGGCGACTACCCCTCCTACGACGAGCGGAACCGCCGCGTCGCGCGCTCTCTGGCCCGTCTGTTCGAACTCGCGGGCGTCTCCTACGGCATCCTCTACGAGGACGAACAGAACGACGGCAACGACGTGCGCCGCGTCGGCGAGGAGGGACTCTACGAGATGCTCGTCGAGGACAACGCCGCCGCGTTCGACGCCTGCGAGTTCGAGAAAGTGGTCTGTACGGACCCCCATTCGTACAACACGTTCGAAAACGAGTACCCCGAGATGGACCCCGACTTCGACTACCCCATCTACCACTACACGCAGGTGGTCGAATCGCTGGTGAGAGACGACCGCATCGAACTCGACGGGACGGAACTCGACTACGCCGTCACGTACCACGACCCCTGTCACCTCGGCCGGTACAACGACGAGTACGAAGCCCCGCGGGAACTCGTCCGCGCGACGGGCGTGCAGTTAGCGGAGATGCCCCGTAACCGCGAGGATTCGTTCTGTTGCGGCGGGGGCGGCGGCGGCCTCTGGATGGACCACGACGAGACGGAGAAACCGAGCGAGGAACGCCTCCGAGAGGCCCTCGAAGACACCGACGCGGGGAGCGCAGTCGAGAAGTTCGTCGTCGCCTGCCCGATGTGCGGGACGATGTACGAGGACGGCCGCAAGACGGGCGACTTCGAAGACGACATCGAAATTATCGACGTGGCGGAACTCCTCGTGGAGGCGTTGGAGTCGAAACGGGGGGCCGTCGCGGGGACGGAGAGCGACGACGGCACGACGCCCGCGGCGGCGGACTGA
- a CDS encoding energy-coupling factor transporter transmembrane component T family protein, with the protein MFSYAPGDSVAHRLDPRTKLGFQAAFAVAAFAHTTPRGLAVLTLVALGVLAAARTPLFGAIRAYRSFLPFLVAGPVVAAITVRPPYVVPDAAVYPALSSYRVVLVLLVSTAYIRTTPVRDSRAAIQRVVPGRVGVLVGAGVGFVLRFLPLLRRDMATIRSAMDARLGDRRGLRERIRLVVETGIRRLFLRSDRFALALQARCFAWNPTLPELSFSRADAVGVALSAALVVGAVL; encoded by the coding sequence GTGTTCTCCTACGCCCCGGGTGACTCCGTCGCCCACCGACTCGACCCGCGGACGAAACTCGGCTTTCAGGCGGCGTTCGCCGTCGCGGCGTTCGCACACACGACGCCCCGCGGACTCGCGGTGCTGACTCTCGTCGCCCTCGGCGTCCTCGCGGCGGCGCGGACGCCCCTGTTCGGGGCGATTCGGGCGTACCGGAGCTTCCTTCCCTTCCTCGTCGCCGGTCCCGTCGTGGCGGCGATAACGGTCCGACCCCCGTACGTCGTCCCCGACGCCGCCGTCTACCCCGCGCTTTCGAGTTACCGCGTCGTCCTCGTCCTCCTCGTGAGCACCGCGTACATTCGGACGACGCCGGTGCGGGATTCGCGGGCGGCCATCCAACGCGTCGTCCCCGGGCGCGTCGGCGTCCTCGTCGGCGCGGGCGTGGGGTTCGTCCTGCGGTTTCTCCCCCTTCTCAGGCGGGACATGGCGACGATTCGCTCGGCGATGGACGCGCGACTCGGCGACAGGCGCGGACTCCGCGAGCGGATTCGACTCGTCGTGGAGACGGGCATCCGCCGCCTCTTTCTCCGATCTGACCGGTTCGCTCTCGCGCTCCAAGCGCGGTGTTTCGCGTGGAATCCGACGCTTCCGGAACTCTCGTTTTCTCGCGCGGACGCCGTCGGAGTGGCTCTGTCCGCGGCGTTGGTCGTCGGCGCGGTACTCTGA
- a CDS encoding energy-coupling factor ABC transporter ATP-binding protein: MISVRNLTHRYGDAVAVDEVSLTVDDGSFVLLAGPNGSGKTTLVRQFNGLLSPDSGTVEVNGRPVEEDVVAARTAVGMVFQDPRDGFVASTVGADVAFGPENLGLDRAEITRRVESALAAVRMADRADDRIEALSGGERERVAIAGALAMEPDHLVLDEPFTGLDWPARTAVLDRLEHLRDSGTGIVVVTHDLRDVSALADRTVVMSEGCVELDSPAPSPARLRELGVRPPDSGRGC; the protein is encoded by the coding sequence ATGATTTCGGTCCGCAACCTCACTCACCGGTACGGCGACGCGGTGGCCGTAGACGAGGTGAGTCTGACCGTAGACGACGGGTCGTTCGTCCTCCTCGCGGGGCCGAACGGGTCCGGAAAGACCACGCTGGTCCGCCAGTTCAACGGCCTGCTCTCGCCCGATTCGGGGACCGTCGAGGTGAACGGTCGTCCCGTCGAAGAGGACGTGGTGGCCGCCCGAACCGCCGTCGGCATGGTGTTTCAAGACCCCCGCGACGGCTTCGTCGCCTCCACCGTCGGCGCGGACGTGGCGTTCGGCCCGGAGAACCTCGGCCTCGACAGAGCGGAGATAACTCGGCGCGTCGAGTCGGCGCTGGCGGCCGTCCGCATGGCCGACAGGGCCGACGACCGCATCGAGGCGTTGTCCGGCGGCGAACGAGAACGCGTCGCGATCGCGGGCGCGTTGGCGATGGAACCGGACCACCTCGTGTTGGACGAACCGTTCACCGGCCTCGATTGGCCCGCGCGGACGGCCGTCCTCGACAGACTCGAACACCTGCGCGATTCGGGCACCGGCATCGTCGTCGTCACGCACGACCTGCGGGACGTCTCCGCCCTCGCGGACCGGACGGTGGTGATGTCGGAGGGGTGCGTCGAACTCGACTCGCCCGCCCCCTCGCCCGCCCGCCTTCGGGAACTCGGCGTCCGACCGCCAGACTCCGGTCGAGGGTGCTGA
- a CDS encoding biotin transporter BioY encodes MATDTESVELVGDESTRNLARAVLFAAVTSATAPVDLVHPLVPNVPITLQTLWVFLAGVVLGPLWAGVSFVLYAVGGVVGLPVFAGGASGLGVVLGPTGGFVVGFPVAAAAVGLVAHGPGSLTAPGDIPLPRLVAAMVVGSAAIYAFGAVGFSLVQGIGLAAAVSTVVLPFLPVGAVKVAIAAAVTRSDAIVAR; translated from the coding sequence ATGGCGACCGATACGGAGTCCGTCGAACTCGTCGGCGACGAGTCCACGCGGAACCTCGCCCGCGCGGTGCTCTTCGCCGCGGTGACGAGTGCGACGGCACCAGTCGATTTGGTTCACCCGCTCGTACCGAACGTCCCGATAACGCTCCAGACGCTCTGGGTGTTCCTCGCGGGCGTCGTCCTCGGCCCCCTCTGGGCGGGCGTCTCGTTCGTCCTCTACGCCGTCGGGGGCGTCGTCGGCCTCCCAGTGTTCGCCGGCGGCGCAAGCGGTCTGGGCGTCGTCCTCGGCCCGACGGGCGGGTTCGTCGTCGGATTTCCCGTCGCCGCGGCGGCAGTGGGACTGGTGGCACACGGCCCCGGTAGCCTCACCGCGCCCGGCGACATCCCCCTCCCGCGACTCGTCGCCGCGATGGTCGTCGGGTCGGCGGCCATCTACGCGTTCGGCGCGGTCGGATTCTCTCTCGTTCAGGGTATCGGCCTCGCCGCCGCCGTCTCGACGGTCGTTCTCCCGTTCCTTCCCGTGGGCGCGGTGAAGGTGGCCATCGCGGCGGCGGTCACGCGAAGCGACGCCATCGTCGCGCGGTGA
- a CDS encoding conditioned medium-induced protein 4: MDEKTAKLRDIFIDATGGDTATESQEESPGSLVGGDDGRVTERVDELVARMRDRYEFESRLDAADLRRVVFGFYENEDDAAVAAALDAEADAEAVFVARMDLHLVADSDRPSLSGNRGSLGDSDRDAPFDFSDLKALVVEGADDGTCAAELDADEETVARYRRVVEATREATQANDRYRDEFEELLTDVDLSSRLDVDARHDGLRDATEDIESNVSF; the protein is encoded by the coding sequence ATGGACGAGAAGACGGCCAAACTCCGAGACATCTTCATCGATGCCACGGGGGGAGACACCGCGACGGAGAGCCAAGAGGAGAGTCCGGGGTCGTTGGTCGGCGGCGACGACGGGCGGGTGACCGAACGCGTGGACGAACTCGTCGCGCGGATGCGAGACCGCTACGAGTTCGAGAGTCGCCTCGACGCCGCGGACCTCAGACGGGTCGTCTTCGGCTTCTACGAGAACGAGGACGACGCCGCCGTCGCCGCCGCACTCGACGCCGAGGCGGACGCGGAGGCGGTGTTCGTCGCGCGGATGGACCTCCACCTCGTCGCGGACTCCGACAGACCGAGTCTGTCGGGCAACCGAGGTTCCCTCGGTGACTCGGACCGAGACGCGCCGTTCGACTTCTCGGACCTCAAAGCACTCGTCGTCGAGGGCGCGGACGACGGGACGTGCGCCGCGGAACTGGACGCCGACGAGGAAACGGTCGCACGCTACCGCCGCGTCGTCGAGGCGACGAGGGAGGCGACGCAAGCGAACGACCGGTACCGAGACGAGTTCGAGGAGTTGCTCACGGACGTGGACCTCTCGTCGCGCCTCGACGTGGACGCCCGCCACGACGGCCTCAGAGACGCCACCGAGGACATCGAATCGAACGTCTCGTTTTGA
- a CDS encoding aldo/keto reductase, translating into MEYTRLGATGLEVSRLCLGTLNFGSGQPWMMNDREASVELVREALDAGVNFLDTANAYSGGESESIVGEAIEEYDREELVVATKVYFDMGDGPNKGGLSRKHILDQIEGSLDRLGTDYVDVYQIHRWDENTPIEETLSALDTLVEEGTVRYIGASTMAGWQFSKALHAADVEGYERFRCMQPEYNLVDRHEEANLLPICADQDVGVVPWSPLAGGFLAGKYERGREIPEGTRAADDDYTEQRLTDENWEVLDVVRELAAEKDASPAQVSLAWLLHKDVVDAPIIGPRRKSHLEDNLGAVDVSLTDDEIARLEEPIFPQWPVEGKD; encoded by the coding sequence ATGGAGTACACTCGACTCGGCGCGACGGGGTTGGAGGTATCGCGGCTCTGTCTGGGCACTCTCAACTTCGGGTCCGGACAGCCGTGGATGATGAACGACCGGGAGGCGAGCGTCGAACTCGTCCGGGAGGCACTCGACGCCGGAGTCAACTTCCTCGACACGGCGAACGCGTACTCGGGCGGCGAGAGCGAGTCTATCGTCGGCGAGGCCATAGAGGAGTACGACCGCGAGGAACTGGTGGTCGCGACGAAGGTGTACTTCGATATGGGGGACGGACCCAACAAGGGCGGCCTCTCGCGGAAACACATCCTCGACCAGATAGAGGGGAGCCTCGACCGGTTGGGGACGGACTACGTGGACGTCTATCAGATCCACCGCTGGGACGAGAACACGCCCATCGAAGAGACGCTCAGCGCCCTCGATACCCTCGTCGAGGAGGGGACCGTCCGATATATCGGAGCGAGCACCATGGCCGGGTGGCAGTTCTCGAAGGCGCTTCACGCCGCCGACGTCGAGGGGTACGAGCGGTTCCGCTGCATGCAACCGGAGTACAACCTCGTAGACCGCCACGAGGAGGCGAACCTCCTTCCCATCTGTGCCGACCAAGACGTCGGCGTCGTCCCGTGGTCTCCCCTCGCGGGCGGCTTCCTCGCCGGAAAGTACGAACGCGGCCGAGAGATTCCGGAGGGGACGCGCGCCGCGGACGACGACTACACCGAACAGCGTCTCACCGACGAGAACTGGGAAGTACTCGACGTGGTGCGCGAACTCGCCGCCGAGAAAGACGCCTCTCCGGCGCAGGTCAGTTTGGCGTGGTTACTCCACAAAGACGTCGTGGACGCGCCCATCATCGGGCCGCGGCGGAAGTCGCATCTCGAAGACAACCTTGGCGCGGTCGACGTTTCGCTCACGGACGACGAGATAGCCCGGTTGGAAGAGCCGATATTCCCGCAGTGGCCGGTCGAAGGAAAGGACTGA